CTCTCGTGCGCGGGCGCAGGATCGGCCCATGACCATCACGCGCTATGACAAGGACGCCCGCAACGTGCTCGGAACGGCGCTGGCGCCGTGCTCGCTGGACCCCGTCACAGGCTTCTACCGCAACGGCTGCTGCGAGACGGGTCCGCACGATCTGGGCCTGCACACGGTGTGCGCCGTGATGACCAGCGCGTTCCTCGCCTTCTCGAAGGCCCAGGGCAACGACCTCTCCACGCCCCGCCCGGACCTGGCCTTCCCCGGCCTGAAGCCAGGCGACCGCTGGTGTCTGTGCGCCGGACGCTGGAAGGAGGCGCTGGACGCGGGCGTGGCGCCGCAGGTCGTGCTGGAGGCGACGCATGAGGAAATGCTGGCCGTGGTTCCACTGGGCGTGCTGAAGGACCACGCCGCCGCCTGATCAGGCTTCCAGCAGATATTCGCGCTCAAGCCGATAGGCCGACCCTTCGCGCGTCTGCCAGCTGGAATAGAGGCCGAAGCGATCGACCCTGAAGGCCGGCGAACGCAGAAGGTTGTTGGCCTGCAGCCAGGCGCCGACCTCCGGAACCGACGGGCGCTTCAGGTAGGCCAGGGTCACGTGCGGCGTGTAGAGACGGCTTTCCGGCTTCAGGCCCGCCGTGCGCGCGGCGCGCTCATGGCTTTTCTGGAGCTGGCGCAGGGCGGCGCTCTCGTCCACCCCCGCCCAGACGGCGTGGATGTCGACGCTCTCGCCGAAGTGACCCGCACCGGCCAGCGACAGATCAAACGCGGGCGCGGTGATCTCCGACAGCGCCTCATCCAGATCGGCGGCGACATCCTCGGCGACATCGCCGACGAAGCGCAGCGTGATGTGGAAGGCCTCAAGCGGCCGCCACCGCGCCGCCTCGATCCCGTACTGACGCGGCAGCAGCCCCTGGCCGATCTCGGGCGGGATAGCGATGGCGGTGAAGAGACGGATCATCGGTGCGTTACGGGCACGGATTGGGGTGACGCAGGTGGATGGCCTCGACCGCCTTTTCAAGCTCGTCGGTCCAGGTCAGGTCGAAGGCGTCGATATTCGTCTTCAGCTGCGCCATCGAGGTGGCGCCGATGATGGTGGACGTGACGAACGGGCGCGCGTCGCAGAACTTCAGCGCCAGCTGGGCGGGATCCAGGCCGTGCGCGCGCGCCAGATCGACATAGCTCCGGAACGCCTCGAGCGCGCCCGGGCCCTCATAGCGCTGCATCCGGTCGTAGAGCGCCTTGCGCGAACCTGCCGGCAGCGCGCCGTCCAGGTATTTGCCGGTTAACTGACCCTGGGCCAACGGCGAATAGGCCAAGAGTCCGACCTGCTCGCGCATGGCGATCTCGGCCAGACCGTACTCGAACGTGCGGTTTGCCAGGTGATAGGCGTTCTGGATCGACGCGATGCGGGGCAGGCCCCGCGTGTCGCTTTCCGACAGGAACCGCATCACGCCCCAGGGAAACTCGTTCGAGACCCCGACATGGCGGATATTGCCCTTCTTCACGTGGGCGTCGAGCGCCAGGAGGATGTCGCCGAAGCTCTCGAACTCCAGGCTGTAGTCCTTGAAGGTCTGGCCGCCGAACACGCGCACCCGGCGATCGGGCCAGTGCAGCTGGTAGAGATCCAGATAGTCAGTCCCGAGCCGACGAAGCGACCCCTCGACCGCCTCGTCGATCTGCGCCTTGGTCTGACGCGTGACCGTCCCGTCCTTGCGCAGCCAGGGCAGGCCGCCGAAGGCCGCGCCTTGGCCGGCCACCTTTGAGGCGAGCACGATTTCCTGCCGCTTGCCGGTCTTGCGAAGCCAGGAACCGATATAGGTTTCGGTCAGGCCCTGGGTCTCGGGCGTGGGCGGGCTGGCGTAGAGCTCCGCCGTGTCCCAGAAGTTCACCCCCCGGCTCAGCGCGTAGTCCATCTGCTCATGCGCCTCGGCCTCGGAATTCTGCGAGCCCCAGGTCATGGTTCCGAGGCAGCAGCGCGACACCGTCACGTCCGTCCGGCCGAGCTTGGCGTATTCCATGGGGGATGCCTCTTTTTGCGCAGGATCCGCGTTGTAGAGGGGTCGACGGATCTCTCGCAAGATGGACGCGGCGGCAGCGGATCTGGCCGAAATTTCGCGAACGCATACCATGAACGCATCTCACGGGGGATTGCGCGAACGGCGGGGACAACCGATATTTGGTGAGCGTCCACGGTGGACGCCTAGCTCAAGGGCTTATTCGATGAACGACTTCAACCGCGGCTATGCGCGCTCGATCCCGGCGGATCGCGCCGACATGTCGGTTGACGCCGGCCTGCGCAAATTCATGCTCGGCGTCTACAACAAAGTGGCGGCTGGTCTGGTGGTCTCGGGCGCTCTGGCCTACGCCACCTCTTCGGTCCCGGCGATCCGCGACCTGATGTTCGTGGTGCAGGGCGACCGTCTGGTCGGCGTGACCCCGCTCTATCTGGTGGTGGCCTTCGCGCCGCTGGTGCTGATGCTGGTGGCGGGCTTCGCGCTGCGTAACCCCAAGCCGCAAACGGCCGGCGCCCTCTACTGGACCATCGTCGCGCTGATCGGCGCCTCCTTGGGCTCGGTCGTCCTGCGCTATACGGGCGAATCAGTCGCCGCGACCTTCTTCGTCACCGCCACCGCCTTCGGCGGCCTCAGCCTGTTCGGCTACACCACCAAAAAGGACCTGACCGGTTTCGGCAGCTTCCTGATGATGGGCGTGATCGGCCTGGTCGTGGCCTCGCTGGTCAGCATCTTCCTGAAGAGCCCGGCGCTGATGTTCGCCATCAACGTTCTGGGCGTGTTCATCTTCGCGGGCCTGATCGCCTACGACACCCAGCGCCTGAAGATGACCTATTACGAGCTGGGCGGCGACGGCACGTCGATGGCCGTGGCCACCAACTTCGGCGCGCTGAGCCTCTACATCAACTTCATCAACCTGTTCCAATTCCTGCTGTCGTTTATGGGCGGCAACCGGGATTAGGCGAACTTCTTCATCGTCCAGCGATGACGAGAACCCCGGCGGATCCTCCGCCGGGGTTTTTCTTTGGCGGTCGAAGGTCAGTCGATGACCGCGAACCTGCCCTTCTCGAACACGCGCAAGACCTGTGAGAGCTCGTGGCCGCGCTTGAGGATCTGACCGCCCTGGCCATAGACCGCCCAGGCGCCCTGCTTGCGCGCCAGGGCCGGACGCTTCTCCACCCGATAGAGCGGCGCCTCGGCCGCGTGGCGGAAGATCGAAAACACAGCGCTCTCCGAGAGCCCGGCGATGCCGTAGTCACGCCATTCGCCGGCGGCCACCATGCGTCCATAAAGGCGCATCAGTTGGTCGAGCTCTCGACGCTCAAAGAACACGACGCCGCCAACGGGCGCGGATGAGGACTCCAGGGCCATCCGGCGAATCTAGCCCGAAATCCCCGGATTGGAACCGTCCGTGTCGGCACGGTCACGTCCGTCCAGAATGACACGCGTCGGACACGGTGCGCCCCGATATGACCTTATTTCGGTCCATCGCCCGCCTGTTTGCGCCGCGATAACAACAGTGTCGGCTGATCGGACATCCTGCGCTCCAGGATCCTGAACAGCCCCCCCAGCCCCCCGGATCGCGGGCCGGTCAGCCGACGAACCTATATCCCCCTCCCCTGAAATGAGCCCGCGCGGACCTCCCCCCACCGCGCGGGCTTTTCGCGTGTCGGGCTGACCGGCGCCGCGCTCGCGCGCCGCGAAACGACCTTTATTTGGTCGATCCCTCGCCTGTTTAAGCCGCCATAACGGAGCTGTCGAAGGCAGCCGGACCGGGTCCTGACCAGCCCCCCCAGCCCTCCCGGTCACCAAGCGGTCGCCATCGACACCCGTAAGGACCCGCGCGGCTCGTCCCCTCCAGCCGCGCGGGTTTCCCTTGTCGAGAGTATCAGTGAAGAAGAGGTCGCGGGCTCAGCGCTCAGCGCGCCGCGCGTCGATGGCGGGCGTTTGCGCCACGCCCAGGATGCGACCGCCTTTGGCGCCCTGCACGATCACCACCGTCACCAGGTCGGCGTCGGTCGCGGTCGGCAGGCGATAGAGCCTCGGCTTGCCGGCCCAGGGGCCAAGCTTGACCAATTCGCGGACGACGTTGCGGTGAACCAGGGTCTGGCCCTTGTTGTCGCCGCGCTTGATGGCGATGTCCTGCTCGCGCGGGTCGTAGCGGACCAGCCAGACCTCGCCGCCGCCGCGCGGGGCCGGGCCCGAGCCCACCGCCACCCGGGTCTTGCCGATGAACTGCATGTCCGGCGGATTCAGGCGGGCGCGCGCTGCGCTCTTGACCA
The DNA window shown above is from Caulobacter sp. FWC26 and carries:
- a CDS encoding DUF2237 family protein, encoding MTITRYDKDARNVLGTALAPCSLDPVTGFYRNGCCETGPHDLGLHTVCAVMTSAFLAFSKAQGNDLSTPRPDLAFPGLKPGDRWCLCAGRWKEALDAGVAPQVVLEATHEEMLAVVPLGVLKDHAAA
- the thpR gene encoding RNA 2',3'-cyclic phosphodiesterase — encoded protein: MIRLFTAIAIPPEIGQGLLPRQYGIEAARWRPLEAFHITLRFVGDVAEDVAADLDEALSEITAPAFDLSLAGAGHFGESVDIHAVWAGVDESAALRQLQKSHERAARTAGLKPESRLYTPHVTLAYLKRPSVPEVGAWLQANNLLRSPAFRVDRFGLYSSWQTREGSAYRLEREYLLEA
- a CDS encoding aldo/keto reductase, with product MEYAKLGRTDVTVSRCCLGTMTWGSQNSEAEAHEQMDYALSRGVNFWDTAELYASPPTPETQGLTETYIGSWLRKTGKRQEIVLASKVAGQGAAFGGLPWLRKDGTVTRQTKAQIDEAVEGSLRRLGTDYLDLYQLHWPDRRVRVFGGQTFKDYSLEFESFGDILLALDAHVKKGNIRHVGVSNEFPWGVMRFLSESDTRGLPRIASIQNAYHLANRTFEYGLAEIAMREQVGLLAYSPLAQGQLTGKYLDGALPAGSRKALYDRMQRYEGPGALEAFRSYVDLARAHGLDPAQLALKFCDARPFVTSTIIGATSMAQLKTNIDAFDLTWTDELEKAVEAIHLRHPNPCP
- a CDS encoding Bax inhibitor-1/YccA family protein, with product MNDFNRGYARSIPADRADMSVDAGLRKFMLGVYNKVAAGLVVSGALAYATSSVPAIRDLMFVVQGDRLVGVTPLYLVVAFAPLVLMLVAGFALRNPKPQTAGALYWTIVALIGASLGSVVLRYTGESVAATFFVTATAFGGLSLFGYTTKKDLTGFGSFLMMGVIGLVVASLVSIFLKSPALMFAINVLGVFIFAGLIAYDTQRLKMTYYELGGDGTSMAVATNFGALSLYINFINLFQFLLSFMGGNRD
- a CDS encoding DUF2794 domain-containing protein, with product MALESSSAPVGGVVFFERRELDQLMRLYGRMVAAGEWRDYGIAGLSESAVFSIFRHAAEAPLYRVEKRPALARKQGAWAVYGQGGQILKRGHELSQVLRVFEKGRFAVID